Proteins from a genomic interval of Zingiber officinale cultivar Zhangliang chromosome 1B, Zo_v1.1, whole genome shotgun sequence:
- the LOC121976872 gene encoding zinc-finger homeodomain protein 6-like — MEFRNQDGDVQLPSSSSPPPFTLIYSPPPIRGSAFSKPVLHASSSLSSPKGDGGGGARNGAANFGSSARVGNQDPAPISTLFPSSKSYSGEGGKAADEAAVRYKECLRNHAAAAGGHILDGCGEFMPNGIDALKCAACGCHRSFHRRDSDADADDVGSHHRGGAHLPPSLLLPPPLPPHYHHHRTAAYGGGGFASPPLLPSRVVPVSSSGVMASGGTTTESSSEERVVGGAPTRKRFRTKFTAEQKEKMVAFAERIGWRLQRHEEALVEQFCAETGIKRHVLKVWMHNNKHSIKKQQQQQEQQLPPQEQLQLTAQEQ, encoded by the coding sequence ATGGAGTTCAGAAATCAAGATGGTGACGTGCAGTtgccttcctcctcttctcctcctccttttacTTTGATCTATAGCCCTCCTCCCATCAGAGGATCTGCTTTCTCGAAGCCTGTACTCCATGCTTCTTCCTCTCTCTCGTCCCCAAAAGGTGACGGTGGTGGTGGTGCAAGAAATGGCGCTGCTAATTTTGGGAGCTCTGCAAGAGTGGGTAACCAGGATCCGGCCCCCATTTCCACTCTGTTTCCCAGCTCCAAGTCCTACTCCGGCGAAGGCGGCAAGGCCGCAGACGAGGCGGCCGTGAGGTACAAGGAGTGCCTGCGTAACCACGCGGCGGCGGCCGGAGGCCATATCCTCGACGGGTGCGGCGAGTTCATGCCCAATGGCATCGACGCGCTCAAGTGCGCCGCCTGCGGCTGCCACCGGAGCTTCCACAGGAGGGACTCCGACGCGGACGCGGACGACGTCGGCAGTCATCATCGCGGCGGCGCGCACCTGCCCCCGTCTCTCTTGCTACCCCCGCCGCTGCCACCGCATTATCACCACCACAGGACGGCGGCGTACGGCGGAGGGGGGTTCGCGAGCCCGCCTCTGCTGCCGTCGCGGGTGGTGCCGGTCTCTTCCTCGGGGGTGATGGCGAGCGGAGGCACGACGACGGAGTCGTCGAGCGAGGAGAGGGTGGTGGGGGGAGCACCGACGAGGAAGCGGTTCCGGACCAAGTTCACGGCGGAGCAGAAGGAGAAGATGGTGGCGTTCGCGGAGCGCATCGGGTGGCGGCTCCAGCGCCACGAGGAGGCGCTGGTGGAGCAATTCTGCGCCGAGACCGGCATCAAGCGTCACGTGTTAAAAGTCTGGATGCACAACAACAAGCACTCCATCAaaaagcagcagcagcagcaagagCAGCAGCTTCCACCACAAGAACAGCTCCAACTCACGGCACAAGAGCAGTAG
- the LOC121976880 gene encoding aspartic proteinase oryzasin-1-like isoform X2, whose amino-acid sequence MVCHRLNGRLSLYISGREEPLVFEELGWAVERSLSFSLGDLLSSTSILLSSCSGFDSACKSKVRRYILGENHLDCCFDPSAIMVTVSGGIAIPLLLSILVLHVAFPGSSASDGLVRIGLRKKPLDENSRLATRFSEKEIRDLMSRRFGLRGDVESNGDEDIISLKNYMNAQYFGEIGIGTPPQKFTVIFDTGSSNLWVPSSKCYFSLACYFHPKYKSEVSNTYQRNGKPADIQYGTGAISGFFSEDHVTIGDLIVKDQEFIEATREPGLTFLVAKFDGILGLGFKEISVGEAVPVWYNMVEQKLIREPVFSFWFNRNADDGEGGEIVFGGIDPNHYKGEHVYVPVTQKGYWQFNMGDLLIDGKSTGYCAGGCAAIADSGTSLIAGPTTAVAEINQQIGASGIVSQECKAVVAQYGKQIIRLLMLQTKPIKVCSQVGLCAFNGAHGVSTGIENVVADENTEASAHLHSEAMCNSCEMAVVWMQNQLLRNQTEERVLNYVDELCERLPSPMGESSVDCAALDSMPVISFTIGAKKFNLKPEQYILKVGEGGQAQCISGFTALDVPPPRGPLWILGDVFMGVYHTVFDYGNLRVGFAPAA is encoded by the exons ATGGTCTGTCATCGCCTCAATGGACGGCTCTCGCTATATATATCTGGACGTGAAGAACCATTGGTCTTCGAAGAGCTTGGTTGGGCCGTTGAGAGATCACTAAGCTTTTCTCTCGGCGATCTTCTATCATCCACTTCGATCCTTCTTTCTTCG TGTTCTGGTTTTGATTCCGCTTGCAAATCTAAGGTTCGTCGGTACATTCTAGGGGAGAAccatttggattgttgtttcgaTCCGTCAGCCATAATGGTGACGGTGAGTGGTGGCATTGCGATTCCTCTGCTGCTCTCGATTCTTGTGCTGCATGTGGCTTTTCCGGGCTCGTCCGCCTCCGATGGCTTGGTTCGGATTGGTTTGCGGAAGAAACCGTTAGATGAAAACAGCAGGCTTGCGACGCGTTTCTCGGAGAAGGAAATAAGGGATTTGATGTCGAGGAGGTTTGGATTGAGGGGCGATGTTGAGAGTAACGGGGATGAGGATATCATTTCTCTCAAGAATTATATGAATGCGCAATACTTCGGGGAGATTGGCATTGGTACTCCTCCGCAGAAGTTCACTGTGATCTTCGATACTGGAAGCTCGAATCTGTGGGTTCCATCTTCCAAGTGCTACTTTTCG CTCGCTTGCTATTTTCATCCAAAGTACAAATCAGAAGTATCGAACACTTATCAGAGGAATG GTAAACCTGCTGACATCCAGTATGGAACAGGAGCAATATCAGGTTTCTTTAGTGAAGATCATGTTACCATCGGTGACCTAATTGTTAAAGATCAG GAATTTATTGAAGCCACAAGGGAGCCAGGTCTCACATTCTTGGTTGCAAAATTTGATGGCATATTAGGACTTGGATTTAAGGAAATATCTGTTGGGGAAGCTGTGCCTGTGTG GTATAATATGGTTGAGCAGAAACTTATCAGAGAACCTGTCTTCTCATTCTGGTTTAACCGAAATGCTGATGATGGTGAAGGAGGTGAAATTGTTTTTGGAGGAATTGATCCAAATCATTATAAGGGTGAACATGTATATGTCCCTGTTACTCAGAAAGGTTATTGGCAG TTTAACATGGGTGACTTACTTATTGATGGCAAATCTACTG GCTATTGTGCTGGTGGTTGTGCCGCAATTGCAGATTCTGGAACTTCTTTGATTGCTGGTCCCACA ACCGCTGTTGCAGAGATTAATCAACAAATTGGAGCTTCTGGTATTGTTTCTCAAGAGTGCAAAGCAGTAGTTGCACAATACGGGAAACAGATTATCAGACTCTTGATGTTACAG ACAAAACCTATCAAAGTTTGCTCTCAGGTTGGTCTGTGTGCATTTAATGGAGCGCATGGAGTTAG TACTGGCATTGAGAATGTTGTAGCCGACGAGAATACAGAAGCTTCAGCCCATCTCCACAGTGAAGCTATGTGCAATTCTTGCGAGATGGCAGTCGTATGGATGCAGAATCAGCTACTTCGTAACCAGACAGAAGAAAGAGTGTTGAATTATGTCGATGAG CTCTGTGAGCGCTTGCCTAGCCCCATGGGAGAATCATCAGTGGATTGCGCTGCTTTAGATTCCATGCCTGTCATCTCTTTCACTATCGGTGCTAAGAAATTTAATCTCAAACCGGAGCAG TACATTCTCAAGGTTGGCGAGGGTGGTCAAGCACAGTGCATCAGTGGGTTCACAGCCTTGGATGTTCCACCACCAAGAGGCCCTCTCTG GATTTTGGGAGACGTCTTCATGGGAGTATATCATACTGTCTTCGATTACGGCAATTTGAGGGTTGGCTTTGCACCCGCCGCATAA
- the LOC121976880 gene encoding aspartic proteinase oryzasin-1-like isoform X1: protein MVCHRLNGRLSLYISGREEPLVFEELGWAVERSLSFSLGDLLSSTSILLSSGQCSGFDSACKSKVRRYILGENHLDCCFDPSAIMVTVSGGIAIPLLLSILVLHVAFPGSSASDGLVRIGLRKKPLDENSRLATRFSEKEIRDLMSRRFGLRGDVESNGDEDIISLKNYMNAQYFGEIGIGTPPQKFTVIFDTGSSNLWVPSSKCYFSLACYFHPKYKSEVSNTYQRNGKPADIQYGTGAISGFFSEDHVTIGDLIVKDQEFIEATREPGLTFLVAKFDGILGLGFKEISVGEAVPVWYNMVEQKLIREPVFSFWFNRNADDGEGGEIVFGGIDPNHYKGEHVYVPVTQKGYWQFNMGDLLIDGKSTGYCAGGCAAIADSGTSLIAGPTTAVAEINQQIGASGIVSQECKAVVAQYGKQIIRLLMLQTKPIKVCSQVGLCAFNGAHGVSTGIENVVADENTEASAHLHSEAMCNSCEMAVVWMQNQLLRNQTEERVLNYVDELCERLPSPMGESSVDCAALDSMPVISFTIGAKKFNLKPEQYILKVGEGGQAQCISGFTALDVPPPRGPLWILGDVFMGVYHTVFDYGNLRVGFAPAA from the exons ATGGTCTGTCATCGCCTCAATGGACGGCTCTCGCTATATATATCTGGACGTGAAGAACCATTGGTCTTCGAAGAGCTTGGTTGGGCCGTTGAGAGATCACTAAGCTTTTCTCTCGGCGATCTTCTATCATCCACTTCGATCCTTCTTTCTTCG GGACAGTGTTCTGGTTTTGATTCCGCTTGCAAATCTAAGGTTCGTCGGTACATTCTAGGGGAGAAccatttggattgttgtttcgaTCCGTCAGCCATAATGGTGACGGTGAGTGGTGGCATTGCGATTCCTCTGCTGCTCTCGATTCTTGTGCTGCATGTGGCTTTTCCGGGCTCGTCCGCCTCCGATGGCTTGGTTCGGATTGGTTTGCGGAAGAAACCGTTAGATGAAAACAGCAGGCTTGCGACGCGTTTCTCGGAGAAGGAAATAAGGGATTTGATGTCGAGGAGGTTTGGATTGAGGGGCGATGTTGAGAGTAACGGGGATGAGGATATCATTTCTCTCAAGAATTATATGAATGCGCAATACTTCGGGGAGATTGGCATTGGTACTCCTCCGCAGAAGTTCACTGTGATCTTCGATACTGGAAGCTCGAATCTGTGGGTTCCATCTTCCAAGTGCTACTTTTCG CTCGCTTGCTATTTTCATCCAAAGTACAAATCAGAAGTATCGAACACTTATCAGAGGAATG GTAAACCTGCTGACATCCAGTATGGAACAGGAGCAATATCAGGTTTCTTTAGTGAAGATCATGTTACCATCGGTGACCTAATTGTTAAAGATCAG GAATTTATTGAAGCCACAAGGGAGCCAGGTCTCACATTCTTGGTTGCAAAATTTGATGGCATATTAGGACTTGGATTTAAGGAAATATCTGTTGGGGAAGCTGTGCCTGTGTG GTATAATATGGTTGAGCAGAAACTTATCAGAGAACCTGTCTTCTCATTCTGGTTTAACCGAAATGCTGATGATGGTGAAGGAGGTGAAATTGTTTTTGGAGGAATTGATCCAAATCATTATAAGGGTGAACATGTATATGTCCCTGTTACTCAGAAAGGTTATTGGCAG TTTAACATGGGTGACTTACTTATTGATGGCAAATCTACTG GCTATTGTGCTGGTGGTTGTGCCGCAATTGCAGATTCTGGAACTTCTTTGATTGCTGGTCCCACA ACCGCTGTTGCAGAGATTAATCAACAAATTGGAGCTTCTGGTATTGTTTCTCAAGAGTGCAAAGCAGTAGTTGCACAATACGGGAAACAGATTATCAGACTCTTGATGTTACAG ACAAAACCTATCAAAGTTTGCTCTCAGGTTGGTCTGTGTGCATTTAATGGAGCGCATGGAGTTAG TACTGGCATTGAGAATGTTGTAGCCGACGAGAATACAGAAGCTTCAGCCCATCTCCACAGTGAAGCTATGTGCAATTCTTGCGAGATGGCAGTCGTATGGATGCAGAATCAGCTACTTCGTAACCAGACAGAAGAAAGAGTGTTGAATTATGTCGATGAG CTCTGTGAGCGCTTGCCTAGCCCCATGGGAGAATCATCAGTGGATTGCGCTGCTTTAGATTCCATGCCTGTCATCTCTTTCACTATCGGTGCTAAGAAATTTAATCTCAAACCGGAGCAG TACATTCTCAAGGTTGGCGAGGGTGGTCAAGCACAGTGCATCAGTGGGTTCACAGCCTTGGATGTTCCACCACCAAGAGGCCCTCTCTG GATTTTGGGAGACGTCTTCATGGGAGTATATCATACTGTCTTCGATTACGGCAATTTGAGGGTTGGCTTTGCACCCGCCGCATAA
- the LOC121976880 gene encoding aspartic proteinase oryzasin-1-like isoform X3 — translation MVTVSGGIAIPLLLSILVLHVAFPGSSASDGLVRIGLRKKPLDENSRLATRFSEKEIRDLMSRRFGLRGDVESNGDEDIISLKNYMNAQYFGEIGIGTPPQKFTVIFDTGSSNLWVPSSKCYFSLACYFHPKYKSEVSNTYQRNGKPADIQYGTGAISGFFSEDHVTIGDLIVKDQEFIEATREPGLTFLVAKFDGILGLGFKEISVGEAVPVWYNMVEQKLIREPVFSFWFNRNADDGEGGEIVFGGIDPNHYKGEHVYVPVTQKGYWQFNMGDLLIDGKSTGYCAGGCAAIADSGTSLIAGPTTAVAEINQQIGASGIVSQECKAVVAQYGKQIIRLLMLQTKPIKVCSQVGLCAFNGAHGVSTGIENVVADENTEASAHLHSEAMCNSCEMAVVWMQNQLLRNQTEERVLNYVDELCERLPSPMGESSVDCAALDSMPVISFTIGAKKFNLKPEQYILKVGEGGQAQCISGFTALDVPPPRGPLWILGDVFMGVYHTVFDYGNLRVGFAPAA, via the exons ATGGTGACGGTGAGTGGTGGCATTGCGATTCCTCTGCTGCTCTCGATTCTTGTGCTGCATGTGGCTTTTCCGGGCTCGTCCGCCTCCGATGGCTTGGTTCGGATTGGTTTGCGGAAGAAACCGTTAGATGAAAACAGCAGGCTTGCGACGCGTTTCTCGGAGAAGGAAATAAGGGATTTGATGTCGAGGAGGTTTGGATTGAGGGGCGATGTTGAGAGTAACGGGGATGAGGATATCATTTCTCTCAAGAATTATATGAATGCGCAATACTTCGGGGAGATTGGCATTGGTACTCCTCCGCAGAAGTTCACTGTGATCTTCGATACTGGAAGCTCGAATCTGTGGGTTCCATCTTCCAAGTGCTACTTTTCG CTCGCTTGCTATTTTCATCCAAAGTACAAATCAGAAGTATCGAACACTTATCAGAGGAATG GTAAACCTGCTGACATCCAGTATGGAACAGGAGCAATATCAGGTTTCTTTAGTGAAGATCATGTTACCATCGGTGACCTAATTGTTAAAGATCAG GAATTTATTGAAGCCACAAGGGAGCCAGGTCTCACATTCTTGGTTGCAAAATTTGATGGCATATTAGGACTTGGATTTAAGGAAATATCTGTTGGGGAAGCTGTGCCTGTGTG GTATAATATGGTTGAGCAGAAACTTATCAGAGAACCTGTCTTCTCATTCTGGTTTAACCGAAATGCTGATGATGGTGAAGGAGGTGAAATTGTTTTTGGAGGAATTGATCCAAATCATTATAAGGGTGAACATGTATATGTCCCTGTTACTCAGAAAGGTTATTGGCAG TTTAACATGGGTGACTTACTTATTGATGGCAAATCTACTG GCTATTGTGCTGGTGGTTGTGCCGCAATTGCAGATTCTGGAACTTCTTTGATTGCTGGTCCCACA ACCGCTGTTGCAGAGATTAATCAACAAATTGGAGCTTCTGGTATTGTTTCTCAAGAGTGCAAAGCAGTAGTTGCACAATACGGGAAACAGATTATCAGACTCTTGATGTTACAG ACAAAACCTATCAAAGTTTGCTCTCAGGTTGGTCTGTGTGCATTTAATGGAGCGCATGGAGTTAG TACTGGCATTGAGAATGTTGTAGCCGACGAGAATACAGAAGCTTCAGCCCATCTCCACAGTGAAGCTATGTGCAATTCTTGCGAGATGGCAGTCGTATGGATGCAGAATCAGCTACTTCGTAACCAGACAGAAGAAAGAGTGTTGAATTATGTCGATGAG CTCTGTGAGCGCTTGCCTAGCCCCATGGGAGAATCATCAGTGGATTGCGCTGCTTTAGATTCCATGCCTGTCATCTCTTTCACTATCGGTGCTAAGAAATTTAATCTCAAACCGGAGCAG TACATTCTCAAGGTTGGCGAGGGTGGTCAAGCACAGTGCATCAGTGGGTTCACAGCCTTGGATGTTCCACCACCAAGAGGCCCTCTCTG GATTTTGGGAGACGTCTTCATGGGAGTATATCATACTGTCTTCGATTACGGCAATTTGAGGGTTGGCTTTGCACCCGCCGCATAA
- the LOC121976902 gene encoding urease accessory protein G-like, translating to MASHDHHHHHDHHHHHHDEGDDHHHHHYHEAGTVAASSSFVGQDGRVYHSHDGLAPHSHEPIYSPGFFSKRAPPIVDRDFKERAFTIGIGGPVGTGKTALMLALCQFLRDKYSLAAVTNDIFTKEDGEFLVKNGALPEERIRAVETGGCPHAAIREDISINLGPLEELSNLYKADILLCESGGDNLAANFSRELADYIIYIIDVSGGDKIPRKGGPGITQADLLVINKTDIAQAVGADLGIMERDALRMRDGGPLVFAQVKHGIGVKEIVDHILQAWEAATGNPHR from the exons ATGGCTTCCCACGACCACCACCATCACcacgaccaccaccaccaccaccacgacGAAGGCGACGACCATCATCACCATCATTACCATGA GGCTGGGACCGTCGCCGCCTCGTCGTCGTTCGTCGGTCAGGACGGAAGGGTGTACCATTCCCACGACGGCCTGGCGCCCCACTCGCACGAACCCATCTACTCCCCAGGGTTCTTCAGCAAGCGCGCGCCACCCATTGTAGATAGGGACTTTAAGGAGCGAGCTTTCACTATCGGCATCGGAGGTCCCGTTGGCACTGG AAAAACAGCATTGATGCTTGCACTTTGCCAGTTCTTGCGGGATAAATACAGTCTTGCTGCT GTAACAAATGATATATTCACCAAGGAGGATGGAGAATTTTTAGTGAAGAATGGAGCACTTCCTGAGGAAAGGATTCGGGCTGTTGAAACTGGAGGGTGCCCACATGCTGCTATACGTGAAGATATAAGTATTAATCTAGGCCCTTTGGAAGAGCTATCTAATTTGTACAAGGCAGACATACTTCTGTGTGAATCTGGAGGAG ATAACTTGGCTGCTAATTTTAGCAGAGAATTAGCGGACTATATAATTTACATCATCGATGTTTCTGGCGGTGATAAAATACCTAGAAAAGGTGGTCCAGGAATCACTCAAGCAGATCTTTTG GTAATTAACAAGACAGACATAGCACAAGCAGTTGGAGCTGACTTGGGAATTATGGAAAGGGATGCATTACGAATGCGAGATGGAGGGCCTTTGGTTTTTGCTCAG GTGAAGCATGGAATTGGCGTCAAAGAAATTGTGGACCATATACTGCAAGCATGGGAAGCAGCTACTGGTAATCCGCATCGCTGA